A section of the Phaseolus vulgaris cultivar G19833 chromosome 8, P. vulgaris v2.0, whole genome shotgun sequence genome encodes:
- the LOC137825001 gene encoding uncharacterized protein yields MGELDKDLCLFWKSVAAANITFPTASIIPYEFFESQLEIHIDNMLGKEKLAELRAITRSHKLAAGSQAVPNPVVAIAATQGKTPPRGATSSGVLPAPQRKKLILRKPKRKTPQAVQEEEEDEETTEDGLVTKRTRVAPSSPPAIQTPTPPSPPALQPPVQATPLAAAPPVVESSDPNFIENPPSASTPFVSAGEGPPSTTSIAGAAPGGDEGAHNSPILIIESPTSPPRQEAPLALQTQEGGGESQHQAPPAPPPATTSSLPTSFEEILGPFTAKLKMMAEDLPSIVSKAVEDALKKLQDENSALKDSNLITRTEAEKLSCNLLMTELEHSRLEDAMDAELRSTHKEASELRQKLHLQVQEKIDLESKLVPYRLKVADLEAAKKADATKMENLEKRSADREVLLGKVEKERDDAIAELAKAREEATKTAAELAQARDKGKKVAEDLARAREETEELKKQAQELEQSTAQVLTAGFDAALEQVACQYPELDLSMVSICNEVVDGKIVPSED; encoded by the exons atgggggagttggacaaggacctttgcctcttttggaagagtgtagctgccgccaacatcaccttccccaccgCTTCAATCATTCCCTACGAGTTTTTCGAGAGCCAACTCGAAATACACATAG ATAACATGCTGGGAAAAGAGAAATTGGCAGAACTGAGGGCGATCACCCGATCCCACAAActcgcggcgggctcccaagCCGTGCCTAACCCGGTGGTGGCGATCGCCGCTACTCAAGGCAAAACCCCGCCCCGAGGTGCAACCTCTTCCGGGGTACTACCCGCCCCTCAACGGAAAAAGCTGATCTTAAGGAAACCAAaaaggaaaactcctcaagcgGTGCAAGAAGAAGAGGAGGATGAAGAAACcaccgaggatggccttgtTACCAAGAGAACAAGGGTGGCcccctcttcaccacctgcaatccaaacaccaacaccgccctcacctccagctctacaaccaccagtccaagcgacgCCCTTAGCCGCCGCACCCCCCGTGGTTGAAAGCAGCGACCCTaacttcatagagaaccctccaagcgcctccacaccgttcgtatctgctggagagggtcctccttcaaccacctctattgctggggccgcaccaggaggagatgagggtgctcacaactcgccaATACTTATAATAGAATCTCcgacctcaccaccacgccaagaagccccccttgcCCTTCAAAcccaagagggtggtggtgaaagtcagcaccaagctcctccagcacctccaccagcaaCAACCTCAAGCCTCCCAACCTCCTTCGAAGAGATCTtggggcccttcacagctaaactgaagatgatggcggaggatcttCCCTCTATAGTATCAAAAGCTGTTGAGGACGCACTaaagaagctccaagatgagaaCTCCGCGCTGAAGGATTCGAATCTGATTACAAGGACTGAGGCTGAAAAACTCTCGTGCAATCTGCTGATGACCGAGTTGGAGCactcaaggctggaggacgccatggatGCTGAGCTAAGGAGCACGCACAAGGAGGCCTCCGAActgcgccagaaactgcacctccaagtCCAAGAGAAGATCGACTTGGAAAGCAAGCTTGTCccctacaggctcaaggtggcggACTTGGAGGCTGCAAAGAAGGCGGATGCGACCAAGATGGAAAACCTTGAGAAAAGGTCAGCGGATCGGGAGGTGCTCCTTGGGAAGGTTGAAAAGGAGAGGGATGATGCCATTGCTGAGCTCGCCAAAGCTCGAGAGGAGGCCACAAAGACTGCTGcagagttggcccaagctcggGACAAAGGCAAAAAGGTTGCTGAGGACCTAGCTCGAGCTCGTGAAGAAACggaagagctgaagaaacaagcacaagagctcgagcaaagcactgcccaagtcctcaccgccgggttcgacgccgctCTGGAGCAGGTTGCATGCCAataccccgagctcgacctctccatggtatcaatctgcaacgaggtggtggatgggaagatcgtgccctcTGAAGACTAG